Genomic segment of Leopardus geoffroyi isolate Oge1 chromosome B2, O.geoffroyi_Oge1_pat1.0, whole genome shotgun sequence:
TGTGTCTTCTCCCTGAGGTCCGGGCATGCTTGTCTAGGTGGGGGAAGTACACAGAACCGTGCTTATGTGTCCCCTGCCACCCACCCTCCtggttgcttttttcttttccgtTTGGAGACATGACATTCATGTGACCCATTTCTCGTTTCAGGGGATGAGGCTGGGGCTTGGAGTGTGCAGTCAGCCCCGAAGAGGGAGCTCTGTGAAGAAAAGAAACGTCTTGTGGAAGTTCCTGAGAAACTGAACGGTGACACTCTTCTGGGGCCTGAGTGTGCAGACACATGTGACcaggagggcaggtgggagaggcagCGGGCCAGCTCCTCGGCAGAGAGACCCTACGTCTGCGGTGAGTGTGGGAAGAGCTTCACCCAGAACTCCATCCTGATCGAGCACCAGAGGACACACACCGGGGAGAAGCCCTACGGGTGTGATGAGTGCGGACGGGCCTTCAGCCAGCGCTCGGGTCTGTTCCAGCACCAGAGACTCCACACCGGGGAGAAGCGCTACCAGTGTGGCATCTGTGGCAAAGCGTTCAGCCAGAACGCAGGGCTCTTCCATCACCTCCGGATCCACACGGGGGAGAAGCCCTTTCAGTGTAGCCAGTGCAGGAAGAGCTTCAGCCGACGTTCTGTCCTCATTAAGCATCAGcgaattcacactggagaaaggccttatgaATGTGAAGACTGTGGCAAGAACTTTATTTATCACTGCAACCTCGTCCAGCATCGGAAGGTCCACCCTGGGGTGGGTGCCGCTAGCCCCCTGGAGCGGGTGGGGCAGAGGCTCCCGTTGTCGGACCCTAGTGGAGGTGGTGGGGCAGGCTCTCACTTTGTCCCTGAAGCAGAGTCCTAGGAAGAGAATCGTTCGGTCCTCTGGAGTGCAGACTGTGGAAGGTGTCTGTGTTTTTATGCTGAGAGAAGCATAATATGTTAAGTCCATCAGTCAGCTTCTCTGGGGTCTGTGACATCCGTGTTTGCAGTAGTGAACAATGTTGTGGTGACTTCATCAACTGGTCCCACACCTGTCTGTGCAGAAAGTTCTCCAGGTGTGCTCTAGGAAAACTCCTTCGTCCGAGttctaagaaactttttttaaaaagttttaaaaaattacatgctaCCTGAATACACAATTATGTTAAAAGTAGtttgagtatttaaaaattaatttaaaaataatggcagTAAAACTTGCAACTTAAACGATTTGATTGTTTTCTCATAAGATATGATAATTTGCTTTTTAACCTACAAAAGGGGACAGATAAATCCTCCCATAGATACACAGAAGGCTTCTCCCTGTTAAGAACTCTGTAGAGTTCCACTGACTCCGCCTTCAGTGAGGAACCAAGGACCCAAGTGAGGACACATCAATGTGTTACTGTTGCTCGAGATTTCAGATTTGTGTAGACCAAGAAACTTGTCTAAAAATCTGGTATCTCACTTCTGATCTTCATTACGAAAATATAGGCCTCTTTGCATTTTTCCTGTGATTTATAAGCATTTTtggattttgctttatttatttaaccctTAGTTATACAAAATCTCAAACATATACAGAGGTTGAAAAGTATGATCAGCCTTCCACGTTGATTGTTTTTTATAAGCTCCATGCTTCTCAGCATTACCTATTAATTACCACCAAGGTCATGCTTAAAAACACTTCTTTCCCTTAACACTGATTGAACGTTTACCAAGCTTTATACTAAGCCTAGGACACAAAGAAAGGGGAATCTATGGTGATGACAATCCAGATTAGAATACCAAATACACTGCAGGTCACTTAACCATGATAGAAACATCATAAGGGACCCTACAGATCACTTCTGTGCCCCTCATATGATACAGAAACAGAGGCTGGAGGTGACTGCGGACCTTTCAGCTGGTTCACCGAGCTGGAGCTGGAACCCTGTCTCCTGATTCCTAGTGTTCTTTCTAAGCATCTGGAAGCATTTTATCACCACGTAGAAATGACTAGTGTAAGGAACTTCCAGGATTTAGAAGGCACTGAGGTTAGAAGGAACTTCCGGGATTTAGAAGGCACTGAGGTTAGAAGGAACTTCCGGGATTTAGAAGGCACTGAGGTTAGAAGGAACTTCCGGGATTTAGAAGGCACTGAGGTTAGAAGGAACTTCCGGGATTTAGAAGGCACTGAGGTTAGAAGGAACTTCCGGGATTTAGAAGGCACTGAGGTTAGAAGGAACTTCCGGGATTTAGAAGGCACTGAGGTTAGAAGGAACTTCCGGGATTTAGAAGGCACTGAGGTTAGAAGGAACTTCCGGGATTTAGAAGGCACTGAGGTTAGAAGGAACTTCCGGGATTTAGAAGGCACTGAGGTTAGAAGGAACTTCCGGGATTTAGAAGGCACTGAGGTTAGAAGGAACTTCCGGGATTTAGAAGGCACTGAGGTTAGAAGGAACTTCCGGGATTTAGAAGGCACTGAGGTTAGAAGGAACTTCCGGGATTTAGAAGGCACTGAGGTTAGAAGGAACTTCCGGGATTTAGAAGGCACTGAGGTTAGAAGGAACTTCCGGGATTTAGAAGGCACTGAGGTTAGAAGGAACTTCCGGGATTTAGAAGGCACTGAGGTTAGAAGGAACTTCCGGGATTTAGAAGGCACTGAGGTTAGAAGGAACTTCCGGGATTTAGAAGGCACTGAGGTTAGAAGGAACTTCCGGGATTTAGAAGGCACTGAGGCACAGCTCAATAAAGCCTCCTGTCTGTGCATGTTGCTCTGTTTGGTTTACAGCCGAGTTCCAGGAAGGACTCCTTCCACTGATCCCTCATTtggggcattttatttatttatttttaatgtttatttatttttgagacagacacaaaacgcaagcaggggaggggcagagagagagggagacacagaatccaaagcaggctccaggctctgagctgtcagcacagagcccgacgcggggcatgaacccacaaaccgcgagatcatgacctgagccgaagtcagacgcttaccaactgagccactcatgtgccccttatttatttttgtagtgaatgattttttttttttaacttttaatttactTAGAGGGACTTTTCAAGAAGATAATTCATTCTTCGTCTGATTCAAGGATGAAAGCAACATTAAAAAGGGAGCCTATCTTTTCCCTCATAGGTAGCCATTTTTCTAGTATCTTACATATCTTCAGTGTTTCTTcatgaaaatacaagaaaacgTGAACATATATaaccttatttcctttcttccatggAAAGATGGTGTATATTTACACTCTTCAACCCCCTTGCTGTGTTCATGAAACAATACAATCTTTAGAGAGACAGCCAGCTTCCTCTCTGTTTACACGTGGACAGTATCTCATTTGCTGGTGCTCCATACTTTAACACACTGGTGTAAATGCACAACCACTACTTTGAAATGTTACAAATTATTTCATTCTCCTCCCAAATGTACTTCAAGTCAAACTTTAAAAGCTAACAACTTCCACGTGAGCTGGAAAACAGGGTTTCGGCAACTAGAGGTGGACATAATTCTTCTACAGAGAAATGCGGAGTGATGGGGATGGTTTCAGTCTCGTGTATTTGGCCCTGTTAGGTATTCTCAGCATTTCAAACCATTAGTGTCGCCGCTTATGGGTAATTGTAGGTCTTctcaaaaatcttaaattttctcCAGATTGTATTTTACTGTATCTTGAGGTTTAactatttccaaaggaaatacatatagatcttaaagtgaagaaaaatatagTAGACTtaagtttgaaataaaatcaaCTTCTCAAGTAAACATATATTCCATTCAGTAATATGAGACATACACTCTAATAATCTGAGTTTGTAACCATCACAGATACCTCTGCATATGCCAAAACAGCATGTTTGGATAATTCCATTATATCAGctcttaaaagatttaaaatatgaacagatCAGGATTTTAAAGGATATAGTTCTAATGGATTGTTTTTACAGCTGCAATTGAAGATTgaatgtttggtttgttttgtgcttgtttttgtttttttgttttcacagcttttcaaaaattctaaatttcCTCAATAACTGATAAAaatgccaagaaagaaaagatgttatCTGTGCTGTAGAGGCATATACCACTCGAGTGCAGTGATGGTTAACATGATTAAAACTACTGACAGTTCACCAAACTAACTTGCCTTGTTTTCTGATACGGATTattcttctgattattttatcTGGGATGCACATTTGTCATTAGTTGACTTAACCGCTAGACAGGGGCATGTAGGCCCTGGCCTTTCCTGTGATTACTCCAGCCTTCCTGGCAGGGTGCTCTTAGGTGTTGTCTCCCTTTACATTTCTGAATTAGcctcacttctcttttctttttctgccctgGCTCTTTTCACTCAACCCATCGAGTCTCTGGCATTGATCTCCTTCCAGCTGCTCTGTAAACCGTAACCATCTCTCCTTATGCCTTTGAAAAGCCCCAGTCTGAAAGACTAGTCAGTTTTATGGCTGAGCAAGGCGTAAGAAGTAGTGATTCCAATCCAGTTAAAAAGACTTACTGGTTCGAGGGATGCCTGGCTGTGTCACtcagaagagtgtgtgactcttgatcacggggtcatgattttgagccccacgttgggtgtagagattactaaaaatataaaaaagcctTACTGGTTCTTGAGGGATAGTACAGCACCCCTCTGAGCATTGTTAGGACAGTGGACACTGTATGTCAAGAaatgacttggggcgcctgggtggcgcagtcgattaagcgtccgacttcagccaggtcacgatctcgcggtccgtgagttcgagccccgcgtcgggctctgggctgatggctcagagcctggagcctgtttccgattctgtgtctccctctctctctgcccctcccccgttcatgctctgtctctctctgtccccaaaataaataaacgttgaaaaaaaaaaaaacatttaaaaagaaatgactgcGAATTTTGCAACTGAAAGCTATCTAGAGCTGTAGGTAAGAGCCCTGAAGACTCTCTTtcactataatttttatttgaggaaCCAAATCTTCAAGGAGAACCAAGTCTCTGTCCAGACTTCTATTTTCTCTATCtgacaatatttttcctttaaaaaacaatttatagtGGAAGATTGTTTGACATTTTTCCAATAAGACAAAAAACACCtctgagagaattttaaaacaatggcaTATCTAaagtcaaaattataaaatatgaagtATCTTCTCAGGAGCAGTTTTGAAATCTATGTACCAGTATACATGTGTGTCACTGGTTAAATGTTGAGTTAGAAGTTGAGAGAGAACGTAAAAGTTGAGAGGAAAGTAGATTATTTGTAGAAGGAGCTGGAAGATAGCGGAAAGTATCTGCGATAGAGGAAACAGGGTGAGGAAGGCCCAGCTAAGACAGGCTCAAGAGCCATGAGTGTGCAGCGGTGGGGGCCAGATGCAGAGGTCACAGAACACTTCGTTAAAGCATAATGGAATCATTGAAAGTATTTTGTTGTGCTATAGGAGTTTCTtaacaaaaaatcagaaaatattagcTTTAAGAAGAAATTTTGAGTTGAGCAATTTCATACCTGCATGAGAAAAGTGAAGTCCAAAGTGGTTAAACACTCGttgtaatctattttttaatcacattaaaaattttaaagttaaaaatcttaaaaatttttaaaacaaaactgcgAACAAAGATCATTGTGAATTATATAAGCTTTCACAGGCACTTGGACTTGGAGGCTCAGAACCTTTTAGGCCTCTGcaaacagcaacagcagcaacaaaacaggatggaaaaaggaaaaggaagaacgAAATGTGAGAACATAAAAAGGAACCAGGCAAACTTACATGCTAAAGCTGGATTAGGCCAACAAGTGGTgaccaaagagaaggaaaaaataaaaagagacgtTGTTACCAAGAAACGTGCTTTGTCCACAAATAATACCTATTAGCCCTCCGGCTCTCAATGGGTCCGTGTGTCTTAGCAGTGAAAAGAGTCCCACTGCTCTTCACTCCTCACTCTTCTCCGTGCTCTACGTAACAAAGAGGAGGCAAGCACAGTGTGTaaatcactgatttcttttttttaggtctCTCTGGACTCACACCCAGTTTTCCATGCCAACGTCTCAGCTCTATGATGAAGCCGCTGCTTCTGAATATATACCtgtgttagaatcacctgggttGTTTGAACTGCAGTTTCCTGGGCACTACCACAGACTGGCTGAATGTTTGTGAGGGCAGGACCTGGGAATCCGCATTTCAGCTAGCGTATCGGTGGTTGTCAGACTTGAGGTGACTATATATAATGTATTGCCCAACCTAGGACACTTCTGAGAATGAAAGGGATTGCTGTTAATAATTACAGCCAGCCAAGAGGCATAAATCAGGATGTATGGTCTTCCTACTTAAGACTTTTCCTGCTGAGGAgatagaagaagaagagacagaaagaatacaATGGTCTCATGAAAGCTAAGGTAGAGCATCTATGAAGGAGGCTGGGGGATGTTTAGGTGTAGCCACCTAGACCAAAGTAGCCACCGTCTGCCTGGTTTGAAATAATCCCCGTTAACACATTTATTGGATTAGGTAAGAAGGGGTGGGTATGCCTATGAAAACAACATCCACCCagaaaagccccccccccccaaaaaaaaacccacaaacaacaacaaaacgctTAAAATAGCTAGTTAGCTAAGATGAGCCTGTTGAGACTATGGCTTACCAGACAAGAGAGATGACGTTCCAGAAGCATAGGAGCATTTCAGTGGTACAGGATCGATGGACCAGTATGGGCTGTTCACCTCTAACATACAGAGGAGGCGTGGGAATATAGCGCGCCAGATCACAACCTCGCAGGAATAAGGCAGAGGGCAAGCCGTTTGAAGCAAGTGGCTAGGATGAATGAGGTCCAGATATTGTGCCAAGTTTCCTAAGTTATCATAATTGATGCACATTCTTCACGGGCTGTGCAACCAGAGCGCTCTTGACACCGCAGGGTACCAAACACAAGCAGACCAGGCACCGCATTCCGCAGTTGCCCCGAGGCCATTCACAGCGGGGACCGGGCATGTGGCTTCCCCTCACTTTCTGCTAATTCTGCAGAGTCAGGGATCTGTAAGTGGTTAGGTTACTCAAAAGGACCGGAGTCACATGCACAAAGATTGAGACGGTGGACAGCAAGCCAGCACCTGCCCCTCTTAATGCCGCTTTGCTCAGGTGGGTGTCGATTATTGCTTCGGACCCTGGGGGCCGAGTGGACAATGGGTATCACGGGACCAGGGTACTAGGGAACGGAGGACTGCGTCGCATTCCCTCAGTGTAACAGAGAGACGGGCCCAGGCTGAGTGGCTGCTGGACACCCGGTGGACCCGCCTGCGCTGTGCAGAGGCCACCGAGGGCCCCTGCGGTGGGAGCCGGCCAACCACTGAGATGCGGGACCTCTGTGCTTCCTAGAGGGGCGGTGAGGAGCGGGTGGAGGCGTGCCCGGGCGTCGTGACGTACTTCCGGTCTCGTGTGAGCCACAGCTAGCGCGAGCCTTTTCCGGCGGGAGGCGCCCGCGAGGCTTGGTGGCCGCTCCCCGAGACGCAGGCTCGTCTGTGTCGCCGCCCGCGGACGTGGACGCGAGCGCTGCGCGGCCCACCCGCTTCGGGGCTCCGGGCGCTGGTGCGTCTTTACGGCCGGCGGTGGTTTTCTGTTCCCCTCCGGAGTCCTGTTTTCATCGAGGCCTTCGTGGCGGTGGTCATGACCTTGCACGCCTGTGCCGGGAGGGTTCGTCCCGGAGGACGTACGGTGACGGGGTCTCAGGACTTAGAAAACGGAGGAAAGTGTGATTTCCTCGGCTCAGAGAACGTTGAGAAGTGAGCGCGTCCTTCGAGCGGACGTGGGCTGCCGGTCGCGTAGTGCGGGTCCCCAGGTGCTTTTAAGACCCCTCCAGCTCACAGTGCCGTGGGGAAGAGGGGAACACCCCTGCGATACCGCGCGGATGCccggagccgggggtgggggcacctcCCGGAGGGGCGGAGAGCTGAGCTTTGGAAACGGACGACCGGAGGCAGCCGAGGGAAGGTGGGTGTGCTGTGGCCGGGGCAGAGAGGATGAGCAGGTGACAGCTGCGATACCCCAGGGAACTTGGACTTGAAAAGGCAGTGTGCCTCTCCGTCCTTTCCGTGTGACGGCTCCCGCACAGAATGCACGTGATGTGTGTGCGCACACTGCCTCGCAGAAGGGAGCAGGCCCCGGCTACGCTGCCCCGAGTCCGCGCGGCCACCTCGTAGCCCAGGTGGTCAGTGTGCTGGCGCTGCCCCGGGAGGCGGACTCCGCAGAGATGGGAGTCCCTGTCTTCACGCACGGGAGTAGCGTCATCTTACTAGGCTTCTAGAAATTCCAGGAGCGGGGTGGCAAATGCATTGGAAGGGGGTAGGACTGgaagcaagagagaggagagatgcGCAGTCGTCACGGAAAGAGCCGGTACTGTAAGTTGGTGAAAGCCAGGTGCTGGCCGTGGAAGTGATGAGGGTGGAGGGGATTGTGTGGAAGACGCGGATTTAACTCCACTTGATGTCTAAGGGAGAAAGACTGTTGAAAAGGTGCTTGAGCACAATCCCCGGCACGTAGTACGTATtacaagctttatttttaatatagttagGGATAATTAGGTTTTTGGATTGGATAGATGGTAAGGGGAAtgaatgtgtcattttttttttttaattttttttcaacgtttatttatttttgggacagagagagacagagcatgaacgggggaggggcagagagggagggagaccagaaccggaaacaggctccaggctctgagccatcagcccagagcccgacgcggggctccaactcacggaccgcgagatcgtgacctggctgaagtcggacgctcaaccaactgcgccacccaggcacccctgaatgtgtcatttttaaagaaatgggtagggccgcctgaatggctcagtcgttaagtgtccagctcttggtttcggctcaagatcttgtggtttgtgggagccctagttgggctctgtgctgacagtgccggagcaaaataaagttaaaaaaaaaaaaaaaaaaaaaagaaatgagtaattTTGGAAGAGCCATTGATTATGAGGGGAAAATGATGAGTTAATTTTTGGTGGTGTTGAGGTGCTTTTAAGACCTAGGACTGGAAGAGTCTTACACCATTGGACTATAATGGTCTTGATCTCCAAAGTAAGACTGGGAAAAGAGAATAGATTTAGGAGTTGTTAGGTGAAAGCATCTCAGTTCTCAGATGCTACTGAATGGACGAGATTGCCCAGAATGAATGTGGAATGAGAAGGCCGGATCCCAGCTTAGGGTAACCGGACATTTCTTGGCAAGCTGAAGAAGAGCCATAAAGTGGACTTAAGAATGAGCTTTTGACAAGCCCTTATAGAAGCTTGAGCACCAAGTGTTGgtctaagcactttacaaaagccagctcggggcgcctgggtggcgcagtcggttaagcgtccgacttcagccaggtcacgatctcgcggtccgtgagttccagccctgcgtcaggctctgggctggtggctcagagcctggagcctgtttccaattctctgtctccctctctctccgcccctcccccattcatgctctgtctctctctgtcccaaaaataaataaacgttgaaaaaaaaaaataaaaaaaagaaaaaagaaaaaaagccagctCATGGGAAAACAGCCAGAAGATTGCAGTTCCTTAGAAGATTGGGAGTGGTTAGAGTGTTAGGGACTGCGGGGGGCATCTGGTAAGTAAAGGACTGAAAAATACTCACTGGGTTTGTATACAAGGGGGACTTTGGTTAATTGACTTGGGACCCCTAACTCAAATGTGGGACACCCCGACT
This window contains:
- the ZSCAN23 gene encoding zinc finger and SCAN domain-containing protein 23 isoform X3, producing the protein MATASVPQTPEMQEGRLAVKVEEEEGDCASGQESGPWRDHPHSREIFRRRFRQFCYQETPGPREALRRLRELCRQWLSPETHSKEQILELLVLEQFLTILPEELQAWVRGQHPESGEQAVTVLEDLERELDEPGEQQVPACAREQEELVKEEAGRGAAQDSSSGQPPTLEGPRQCRSREVCLLREIGDEAGAWSVQSAPKRELCEEKKRLVEVPEKLNGDTLLGPECADTCDQEGRWERQRASSSAERPYVCGECGKSFTQNSILIEHQRTHTGEKPYGCDECGRAFSQRSGLFQHQRLHTGEKRYQCGICGKAFSQNAGLFHHLRIHTGEKPFQCSQCRKSFSRRSVLIKHQRIHTGERPYECEDCGKNFIYHCNLVQHRKVHPGVGAASPLERVSLDSHPVFHANVSAL
- the ZSCAN23 gene encoding zinc finger and SCAN domain-containing protein 23 isoform X4, whose product is MATASVPQTPEMQEGRLAVKVEEEEGDCASGQESGPWRDHPHSREIFRRRFRQFCYQETPGPREALRRLRELCRQWLSPETHSKEQILELLVLEQFLTILPEELQAWVRGQHPESGEQAVTVLEDLERELDEPGEQQVPACAREQEELVKEEAGRGAAQDSSSGQPPTLEGPRQCRSREVCLLREIGDEAGAWSVQSAPKRELCEEKKRLVEVPEKLNGDTLLGPECADTCDQEGRWERQRASSSAERPYVCGECGKSFTQNSILIEHQRTHTGEKPYGCDECGRAFSQRSGLFQHQRLHTGEKRYQCGICGKAFSQNAGLFHHLRIHTGEKPFQCSQCRKSFSRRSVLIKHQRIHTGERPYECEDCGKNFIYHCNLVQHRKVHPGVGAASPLERLFKNSKFPQ
- the ZSCAN23 gene encoding zinc finger and SCAN domain-containing protein 23 isoform X2; its protein translation is MATASVPQTPEMQEGRLAVKVEEEEGDCASGQESGPWRDHPHSREIFRRRFRQFCYQETPGPREALRRLRELCRQWLSPETHSKEQILELLVLEQFLTILPEELQAWVRGQHPESGEQAVTVLEDLERELDEPGEQVPACAREQEELVKEEAGRGAAQDSSSGQPPTLEGPRQCRSREVCLLREIGDEAGAWSVQSAPKRELCEEKKRLVEVPEKLNGDTLLGPECADTCDQEGRWERQRASSSAERPYVCGECGKSFTQNSILIEHQRTHTGEKPYGCDECGRAFSQRSGLFQHQRLHTGEKRYQCGICGKAFSQNAGLFHHLRIHTGEKPFQCSQCRKSFSRRSVLIKHQRIHTGERPYECEDCGKNFIYHCNLVQHRKVHPGVGAASPLERVGQRLPLSDPSGGGGAGSHFVPEAES
- the ZSCAN23 gene encoding zinc finger and SCAN domain-containing protein 23 isoform X1, which encodes MATASVPQTPEMQEGRLAVKVEEEEGDCASGQESGPWRDHPHSREIFRRRFRQFCYQETPGPREALRRLRELCRQWLSPETHSKEQILELLVLEQFLTILPEELQAWVRGQHPESGEQAVTVLEDLERELDEPGEQQVPACAREQEELVKEEAGRGAAQDSSSGQPPTLEGPRQCRSREVCLLREIGDEAGAWSVQSAPKRELCEEKKRLVEVPEKLNGDTLLGPECADTCDQEGRWERQRASSSAERPYVCGECGKSFTQNSILIEHQRTHTGEKPYGCDECGRAFSQRSGLFQHQRLHTGEKRYQCGICGKAFSQNAGLFHHLRIHTGEKPFQCSQCRKSFSRRSVLIKHQRIHTGERPYECEDCGKNFIYHCNLVQHRKVHPGVGAASPLERVGQRLPLSDPSGGGGAGSHFVPEAES